From one Nodosilinea sp. FACHB-141 genomic stretch:
- a CDS encoding alpha/beta hydrolase, whose amino-acid sequence MVVLWQLVDWAIAALAAIALFLSLWIVVPAPTFSLLPLGVGAPEVSPFLLLGQGIVLALALVLRGAKVGDRGRSRDFVWLLTLGFSATGLVLSSLPLLQLPATVQQAEAQMQKALGANYSSQIPAQVRPLLRSRPFILRDLIQGLPEPAIKPQRQTVLTPDGATLALDIYQPPQSPTQPDLHPAIVTIYGGAWQRGEPAATTRFSAYMAAQGYTVVAIDYRHAPEYRFPTQLEDVQTALEWVGDRAPDYGIDLNRIALVGWSAGAHLAMLAAFAPEGLPVQAVVNYYGPVNLSAGYYDPPVPDPIDTRAVLETFLGGSPEQFPALYQQASPIFSVKPGLPPTLLIYGQRDHVVKPSYGRQLYEKLQASGNVTAWIALPWAEHSFDAVFRGPSNQIALYHTERFLAWALRPNP is encoded by the coding sequence ATGGTAGTTCTGTGGCAACTGGTCGATTGGGCGATCGCAGCACTAGCCGCGATCGCTCTGTTTTTAAGCCTCTGGATTGTCGTTCCCGCACCAACCTTCTCTCTATTGCCCTTAGGCGTGGGGGCTCCAGAGGTCAGCCCTTTTTTGCTGCTGGGTCAGGGAATCGTGCTGGCGTTGGCCTTGGTGCTGCGGGGGGCGAAAGTAGGCGATCGGGGGCGATCGCGCGATTTTGTGTGGCTCCTAACCCTAGGATTCAGTGCTACCGGCCTGGTGCTAAGTAGCCTGCCGCTGCTGCAACTGCCTGCTACGGTGCAGCAGGCAGAAGCCCAAATGCAAAAGGCATTAGGAGCAAACTACAGCAGCCAAATTCCGGCTCAGGTACGGCCCTTGCTGCGATCGCGCCCTTTCATCCTGAGGGATTTAATCCAGGGGCTGCCAGAGCCTGCCATCAAGCCACAGCGCCAGACCGTCTTAACCCCGGACGGCGCCACTTTGGCATTGGACATTTACCAGCCGCCCCAATCTCCCACTCAGCCGGATCTGCACCCTGCCATCGTCACCATCTACGGCGGCGCTTGGCAACGTGGAGAACCCGCTGCAACGACCCGGTTTAGCGCCTATATGGCGGCCCAGGGCTATACGGTCGTGGCCATCGACTATCGCCACGCACCTGAGTACCGCTTCCCAACCCAGCTTGAGGATGTGCAAACAGCTCTGGAATGGGTGGGCGATCGCGCCCCAGACTATGGCATTGACCTCAACCGCATTGCCCTGGTGGGATGGTCTGCTGGAGCCCATCTGGCCATGCTGGCCGCCTTTGCACCGGAGGGACTTCCCGTACAAGCGGTGGTTAACTACTACGGCCCGGTCAATCTGTCGGCAGGCTACTACGACCCACCAGTACCCGACCCCATTGATACTCGCGCCGTCTTAGAAACTTTTTTGGGTGGCTCCCCAGAGCAGTTCCCCGCGCTTTACCAGCAGGCCTCACCGATATTCTCCGTCAAGCCGGGGCTACCGCCAACGCTGTTGATCTACGGTCAGCGCGACCATGTGGTGAAACCTAGCTATGGTCGGCAACTGTACGAAAAACTTCAAGCCAGCGGTAATGTGACAGCGTGGATTGCCCTACCGTGGGCCGAACATTCCTTTGATGCCGTGTTTCGCGGCCCCAGCAACCAAATTGCTCTGTATCACACCGAGCGGTTTTTGGCCTGGGCGCTGCGTCCCAACCCCTAG
- a CDS encoding glycosyltransferase — MRIAYFTGTYPRATDTFIQREVVGLRDLGLDVFTFAVRRPGDENIVGPEQAAERSQTRYLLPFNLGLLIKAHLTLLLGNPSRYLSSVKLAWATSQPGLKGFLYQVIYFLEAGILAHLITTQNITHLHNHIASSSCTVAMLAAELGGFTFSFTMHGPHIFFEPYRWRVDEKIKHAKFVACISHFCRSQGMIFSRPDQWDKLKIVHCGVDPSLFETVTHQGIGKRLLYVGRLAAEKGLPVLLEGLTELISIEPDVILTVVGDGADRLLLEQQVSDLGLQNHVRFLGYQSQSAVREHLKNTDIFVLPSFAEGIPVVLMEAMAAGVAVVATQVAGVSELVHSGVNGYVVPPGDRQALSECISFLMKDADTRNRLGAAARTRVEQEFNALTEVEKLYKLFAGEAYQPVASVDADTSVVI; from the coding sequence ATGCGTATTGCCTACTTTACCGGTACCTATCCTAGAGCCACAGACACGTTTATTCAGCGTGAGGTTGTAGGGCTTAGAGACCTAGGGTTGGATGTCTTCACCTTTGCGGTACGCCGCCCCGGAGATGAAAATATCGTAGGCCCTGAGCAAGCTGCGGAGCGATCGCAAACCCGTTACCTACTACCGTTCAACCTAGGTCTGCTGATAAAGGCCCATCTAACATTGCTGTTAGGTAATCCGAGCCGCTACTTGAGCAGCGTTAAGCTGGCTTGGGCCACGAGCCAGCCTGGGCTTAAGGGCTTTCTCTACCAGGTAATTTACTTTTTAGAGGCAGGCATCCTAGCTCACCTGATTACGACCCAAAATATTACCCATCTGCATAATCACATTGCTAGCTCTAGCTGCACGGTAGCGATGTTAGCGGCCGAATTGGGTGGGTTTACCTTTAGCTTTACAATGCATGGCCCCCACATCTTTTTTGAACCCTACCGATGGCGGGTGGATGAAAAGATTAAGCACGCTAAATTCGTGGCCTGCATTAGTCACTTCTGCCGCAGCCAAGGCATGATTTTTTCACGCCCCGATCAGTGGGACAAGCTGAAAATTGTACACTGCGGGGTTGACCCCAGTTTGTTTGAAACGGTGACTCATCAGGGGATAGGCAAACGTCTGCTCTATGTGGGTAGATTAGCGGCTGAAAAAGGTTTGCCGGTTTTGCTAGAAGGGTTGACAGAGCTGATCAGCATTGAACCTGACGTGATTTTAACCGTCGTTGGTGACGGCGCCGATCGCCTGCTATTAGAGCAGCAGGTGAGCGACTTAGGATTACAGAACCACGTGCGCTTTTTGGGCTATCAATCTCAGTCGGCGGTGAGAGAACATCTCAAGAACACTGACATATTTGTGCTGCCCAGCTTTGCTGAGGGCATCCCCGTTGTGTTGATGGAAGCGATGGCGGCGGGCGTTGCGGTCGTCGCCACTCAGGTTGCAGGGGTGAGTGAACTGGTGCATTCAGGGGTAAATGGCTACGTGGTGCCGCCTGGCGATCGCCAGGCTCTGTCAGAATGCATTAGTTTTCTGATGAAGGATGCCGATACCCGAAATCGTCTGGGCGCTGCGGCTAGAACCAGGGTCGAGCAAGAGTTTAACGCTTTGACAGAAGTTGAGAAACTCTACAAACTCTTTGCTGGAGAAGCTTACCAGCCAGTAGCGTCGGTTGATGCGGACACTAGTGTTGTTATCTAA
- the msrA gene encoding peptide-methionine (S)-S-oxide reductase MsrA, with translation MVFFGLGKGKKSEMPAPNEALPGRATAMPVPEKHYVNGNRLTPPFPAGMELALFGMGCFWGAERKFWQLEGVYSTSVGYAAGYTPNPTYQEVCSGLTGHNEVVQVVFDPKVVSYEQVLKTFWESHNPTQGMRQGNDAGTQYRSGIYVYSEAQRQLAEASKQAYQPALNAAGYGPITTEILEAPEYYYAEDYHQQYLAKNPGGYCGLGGTSVACPVGVAVEH, from the coding sequence ATGGTTTTCTTTGGTTTAGGCAAAGGCAAAAAGTCAGAGATGCCCGCTCCTAACGAGGCACTGCCGGGTAGAGCTACAGCTATGCCCGTACCCGAAAAGCACTATGTCAACGGCAACCGTCTGACTCCTCCTTTTCCGGCTGGCATGGAGTTGGCTCTCTTTGGCATGGGTTGCTTTTGGGGTGCCGAGCGCAAGTTTTGGCAGCTAGAGGGGGTCTACTCTACCTCAGTTGGCTATGCTGCTGGCTACACCCCCAACCCCACCTATCAGGAGGTGTGCTCTGGGTTAACTGGCCACAACGAGGTGGTGCAGGTTGTATTTGATCCAAAGGTAGTCAGCTATGAGCAAGTTCTTAAAACCTTTTGGGAAAGTCACAACCCCACCCAGGGCATGCGCCAAGGCAACGACGCAGGCACTCAGTACCGCTCAGGAATCTATGTGTACTCTGAGGCCCAGCGCCAGCTAGCGGAAGCCTCTAAACAGGCGTATCAGCCCGCGCTCAACGCCGCCGGCTATGGCCCCATTACTACTGAGATTTTGGAAGCTCCAGAGTATTACTACGCCGAGGACTACCACCAGCAGTATCTGGCTAAAAATCCGGGTGGCTATTGCGGCTTGGGAGGCACCAGTGTAGCTTGCCCAGTGGGCGTAGCAGTAGAGCACTAG
- a CDS encoding DUF4259 domain-containing protein, which translates to MGTWSVDAFGNDDAADWVIELTKSDDLSLVEAAINGVSAESDYLDAADAAIALAAIEVIARLNGNWGDRNAYTEPVDDWVAQVNVQPEPTLLAQARAAIDRILSEDSEMLELWQDSGDYEDWLGSVENLRSRIGE; encoded by the coding sequence ATGGGAACTTGGTCAGTGGATGCCTTTGGCAATGATGACGCCGCCGATTGGGTCATTGAGCTGACAAAATCTGACGATCTATCGCTGGTCGAAGCGGCTATCAACGGGGTGTCAGCTGAGAGCGATTATCTAGATGCGGCGGATGCGGCGATCGCATTAGCGGCAATTGAGGTGATTGCCCGACTCAACGGTAACTGGGGCGATCGCAATGCCTACACCGAACCGGTTGACGATTGGGTCGCGCAGGTCAATGTGCAGCCAGAGCCTACACTACTGGCGCAGGCGCGGGCGGCCATTGATCGCATTTTGAGCGAAGACTCGGAGATGTTAGAACTGTGGCAAGATAGCGGCGATTACGAGGATTGGTTAGGGTCGGTAGAAAATCTGCGATCGCGCATTGGCGAATAA
- a CDS encoding Zn-dependent hydrolase, with translation MARLQTLSINGKRLNQSIDDLAQIGQLSNGGICRLAFSSEDIQGRELVRRWMVEAGLSTCIDTAGNLIGRRNGRTNAPAIATGSHIDTVPCGGKFDGNLGVLAGIEVARTLQENNITLDHPFEVIVFADEEDTMVGGRAMAGTASLDAADYHRKDGRPIDECVNAAGGNWDQLSLSQRTRDDICAFVELHVEQGGVLETAQKQIGVVQGIVGMQRYQIHITGRPNHAGTTPMDQRQDALVAAAQVVLVVNRLGKRPPAQQVATVGALQVWPNADNIVPGQVQCSIDVRDLNQYVINDLIDDLKEELRLIAQNTGTQIEIVPQLNVAPSPAADHIQAVIAEVSINLGLSHMPMPSRAGHDALEMGRFTDMGMIFVPSAGGFSHSEVEYTTPEECINGANVLLETVLRLDRHYR, from the coding sequence ATGGCTCGCTTACAAACCCTTAGCATCAACGGCAAACGGCTCAATCAAAGCATTGACGATCTAGCCCAAATTGGGCAGCTCAGCAACGGCGGCATTTGTCGGCTGGCCTTTAGCTCAGAAGATATTCAGGGCCGCGAGCTGGTACGACGATGGATGGTAGAAGCAGGTTTGAGTACCTGTATTGACACCGCTGGTAACCTGATTGGTCGCCGCAATGGTCGCACCAACGCCCCAGCGATCGCCACTGGCTCCCATATCGACACAGTGCCCTGTGGCGGCAAATTTGACGGCAACCTGGGTGTGCTAGCGGGTATCGAAGTAGCCCGCACCCTTCAAGAAAACAACATCACCCTTGACCACCCCTTTGAGGTGATTGTGTTTGCCGACGAAGAAGACACTATGGTTGGCGGGCGTGCCATGGCCGGCACTGCCTCGCTCGATGCTGCCGACTACCACCGCAAAGACGGTCGCCCCATCGATGAGTGCGTCAACGCCGCCGGGGGAAATTGGGACCAGCTCTCTCTCTCCCAGCGCACTCGTGATGATATCTGTGCCTTTGTCGAACTCCACGTTGAACAGGGAGGAGTGTTAGAAACAGCTCAGAAACAAATTGGCGTAGTGCAGGGCATAGTGGGTATGCAGCGCTACCAAATCCACATCACTGGGCGGCCCAACCACGCTGGCACCACCCCTATGGATCAGCGTCAGGATGCTCTAGTAGCAGCAGCTCAGGTAGTTCTGGTGGTAAACCGTTTGGGCAAGCGCCCCCCCGCCCAGCAGGTGGCTACGGTGGGTGCTCTGCAAGTGTGGCCCAATGCTGACAACATTGTGCCAGGGCAAGTACAGTGCAGTATCGACGTGCGCGACCTAAATCAGTACGTCATCAATGATCTGATTGACGATCTGAAAGAAGAATTGCGGTTGATTGCTCAAAATACCGGCACTCAAATCGAGATTGTACCTCAGCTCAATGTGGCACCCAGTCCAGCGGCTGACCATATTCAAGCTGTTATTGCTGAGGTAAGCATTAACTTAGGCCTGAGCCATATGCCGATGCCCAGCCGTGCTGGACACGATGCCCTTGAAATGGGTCGATTTACCGACATGGGTATGATTTTTGTGCCCAGCGCAGGCGGCTTCAGCCACTCTGAGGTGGAGTACACCACCCCCGAAGAGTGCATCAACGGAGCCAACGTGCTATTAGAAACGGTGCTGAGGCTGGATCGCCACTATCGCTAA
- a CDS encoding ABC transporter permease codes for MTWWRKLRTNRLAQLGAILLIALYAVALGADFFAPYSPYESQLNGSLLPPTQVYWRDGETGRFFPHVYPTTQGPVDINTGERRIVVDRTQPSALRIFHRNDKGRLTLFDTAGPARINLLGTDEQARDQFSRLIHGSRVSLSVGLIGIAISFPLGMLVGGMAGYFGGAVDAVLMRLVEVLMTIPSIYLLVALAAVLPAGISSTQRFLLIVLITSLVGWAGLARVIRGQVLSIKEQEFVQASRVMGGRSLYIITRHILPQTATYGIIAATLAIPGFILAEAVLSFIGLGIQQPDASWGNMLTLATNASILVLQPWLVWPPAILIVVTSLAFNLLGDGLRDALDPRTLKQ; via the coding sequence ATGACCTGGTGGCGCAAGCTTAGAACGAATCGTCTGGCCCAGCTTGGGGCGATCCTGCTGATCGCCCTGTATGCCGTGGCCTTAGGGGCCGACTTCTTTGCCCCCTACAGTCCCTACGAGTCTCAGCTCAACGGGTCACTGCTGCCGCCCACCCAGGTGTACTGGCGCGACGGCGAAACGGGGCGGTTCTTTCCCCACGTTTATCCCACCACCCAAGGGCCAGTAGATATAAACACTGGGGAACGCAGGATTGTCGTCGATCGCACCCAGCCCTCTGCCCTGCGGATTTTTCACCGCAATGATAAGGGACGACTGACCCTGTTCGACACGGCTGGGCCCGCCCGCATCAACCTGCTGGGCACCGATGAGCAGGCCCGTGACCAGTTCAGTCGGCTGATCCACGGCAGCCGGGTTAGCCTCAGCGTGGGGCTAATCGGTATCGCTATCTCCTTCCCGCTGGGCATGCTGGTGGGCGGCATGGCCGGGTATTTTGGCGGTGCGGTCGATGCCGTGCTGATGCGCCTGGTGGAGGTGTTGATGACCATCCCCAGCATCTATCTGCTGGTAGCCCTGGCGGCGGTGCTGCCGGCGGGCATCTCTAGCACCCAGCGCTTCTTGCTGATTGTGCTGATTACGTCGCTGGTGGGCTGGGCTGGGCTAGCGCGAGTCATTCGTGGCCAGGTGCTGTCGATCAAAGAGCAGGAGTTTGTGCAGGCTAGCCGGGTGATGGGGGGGCGATCGCTCTACATCATCACTCGCCACATTCTGCCCCAAACCGCTACCTACGGTATTATCGCCGCCACCCTAGCGATCCCTGGTTTTATTTTGGCAGAGGCGGTATTGAGCTTTATTGGCTTAGGCATTCAGCAGCCCGATGCCTCCTGGGGCAATATGCTTACCCTAGCGACGAATGCGTCTATTCTCGTTCTCCAGCCCTGGCTAGTGTGGCCTCCAGCCATTCTGATCGTGGTAACGTCTTTGGCATTCAACCTGTTAGGCGATGGTCTCCGCGATGCCTTAGATCCTCGAACGTTGAAGCAGTAA
- a CDS encoding Npun_R2479 family HD domain-containing metalloprotein, whose translation MFNATEILISDFVDKLRVGYHRTYGGQNPDYEDIIAWAGSMALENIANSDALYHNVEHTVLVALVGQEILRGKHIREGGVTCKDWMHFIISLVCHDIGYVKGVCRSDQDRNHLYATGQGDEMVMLQPGASDASLTPYHVDRGKRFIEERFGGNPVIEADAIKRNIELTRFPVPKEEDHQDTQHFPGLVRAADLIGQLSDPRYLKKIGALYYEFEETGQNKYLSYDHPGDLRANYPKFYWNVVHPYIQDGLRYLSLTQEGKQIIANLYSNVFMVENEQTVIHT comes from the coding sequence ATGTTTAACGCCACCGAAATCCTTATCAGTGACTTTGTCGACAAGCTGCGAGTGGGTTACCACCGCACCTACGGCGGCCAAAACCCCGACTATGAAGACATCATTGCCTGGGCGGGCAGCATGGCGCTCGAAAACATCGCCAACAGCGACGCGCTTTACCACAACGTCGAGCACACAGTTTTAGTCGCCCTAGTGGGCCAAGAGATTTTGCGGGGCAAGCACATTCGCGAAGGCGGCGTCACCTGCAAAGACTGGATGCACTTTATCATTTCCCTCGTCTGCCATGACATTGGCTACGTGAAAGGAGTTTGCCGCAGTGACCAAGACCGTAACCACCTCTACGCCACAGGTCAGGGCGACGAAATGGTCATGCTCCAGCCCGGTGCCTCCGATGCCTCCCTTACCCCATACCATGTCGATCGGGGCAAGCGATTCATTGAAGAACGCTTCGGCGGCAACCCGGTGATTGAAGCCGACGCTATCAAGCGCAATATTGAGCTGACCCGCTTTCCGGTGCCCAAGGAAGAAGATCACCAAGATACCCAACACTTTCCTGGCCTGGTGCGGGCGGCTGACCTAATCGGTCAGCTCAGCGACCCCCGCTATCTAAAAAAAATTGGGGCGCTGTACTACGAGTTTGAGGAAACGGGGCAGAACAAGTACCTGAGCTACGATCATCCCGGCGATCTGCGGGCCAACTATCCCAAGTTTTACTGGAATGTGGTGCATCCCTACATCCAGGATGGGCTGCGTTATCTATCGCTCACCCAAGAAGGTAAGCAAATAATTGCTAACCTCTATTCAAATGTGTTTATGGTGGAGAACGAGCAAACCGTAATCCACACCTGA
- a CDS encoding glycosyltransferase family 2 protein codes for MHQIGVVTIGRNEGERLVRCLRSLQDNVPSGSPIVYVDSGSTDGSVAKAREMSIHVVELDMSVPFTMARGRNTGFQYLAEHFPQLTYVQFIDGDCELLPNWIEAAVGALESNTTLAIVCGRRRERFPDASPYNRLADIEWNTPVGETRACGGDMLARVEAIKAVGGYNPTMICGEEPEMCIRLRRKGWRIERIDADMTLHDAAMTRFGQWWKRSIRGGWAVAEGKAMYGQPPESYMVKEDKSGWLWGAIVPALAIGLAWPTHGLSLLLLLGYPVLGWKIYKYRHSQGDEARNARLYAFFCTVSKLPQVLGQGRYWLNRWRKKPATLIEYKPVPMTGSGS; via the coding sequence ATGCATCAAATTGGCGTTGTGACGATTGGCCGCAATGAAGGTGAGCGCCTAGTTCGCTGTCTCAGGTCTCTACAGGACAACGTGCCGTCGGGCAGTCCCATTGTCTATGTAGACTCAGGCTCTACCGATGGCAGCGTTGCTAAAGCTCGCGAAATGAGCATTCATGTTGTCGAGCTCGATATGTCTGTGCCGTTCACCATGGCACGGGGGCGCAACACAGGCTTTCAATACTTAGCCGAGCACTTTCCTCAGCTTACCTACGTACAGTTTATCGACGGCGATTGCGAACTCCTGCCCAACTGGATAGAGGCAGCTGTGGGGGCCCTAGAGAGCAACACTACCCTCGCCATTGTCTGTGGGCGACGACGCGAGCGCTTTCCTGACGCCTCTCCCTACAACCGCTTGGCTGACATAGAGTGGAACACACCCGTGGGTGAGACCCGAGCCTGTGGCGGCGACATGCTAGCTCGCGTAGAAGCCATTAAAGCTGTGGGCGGCTACAACCCTACGATGATCTGCGGGGAAGAGCCAGAAATGTGTATTCGTCTCAGGCGAAAAGGCTGGAGAATAGAGCGTATTGACGCCGATATGACCCTACACGATGCAGCTATGACTCGCTTTGGTCAGTGGTGGAAGCGATCGATTCGTGGGGGCTGGGCGGTTGCAGAAGGAAAAGCCATGTATGGTCAACCACCTGAGTCATACATGGTCAAGGAAGACAAAAGCGGCTGGCTGTGGGGGGCCATAGTTCCGGCTCTGGCCATTGGCCTAGCCTGGCCTACACACGGGCTAAGTCTCTTGCTGCTGCTAGGCTACCCGGTCTTGGGATGGAAGATTTATAAATATCGCCACAGTCAAGGCGACGAGGCTAGAAACGCTCGGTTGTATGCTTTTTTCTGCACCGTCTCAAAACTCCCTCAGGTGCTTGGGCAAGGCCGATATTGGCTCAACCGCTGGCGCAAAAAGCCAGCTACGCTGATTGAGTATAAGCCTGTTCCAATGACAGGCTCAGGGTCTTAA
- a CDS encoding sensor domain-containing diguanylate cyclase yields the protein MFHSKFRALLKRLAKLIANLVCWVGHIPTIDQLEAQLQDKCYQLETIDAQEKALYRVISKIRASLDVDMIFRTTTKETCKLLRIERIAVYRFFDDWGGEFVEDFEFAEPGWDFGRLGQNTVWNDSYLQEHQGGRYRANECLVVSDIYAADLSQCHIEVLEQFHIRAYATAPIFIGQKLWGVLAAYQHSQPYEWQHQEIQFLSQVANQLGFAVKQAELMATTEREAEDLRLLNEQQEILFKLIADIRESLDLNTLFRTTAREVRKALHTDRVAIFQFDIDSQYNSGEFVAENVLPEYDSAIALKVSDHCFGSQYAARYQQGQIQVISELSQAGLNQCHVELLKSFQVKAQIVVPLMKGGDLWGLLCVHQCDRPRAWNPAEVNFIKQLAAQFSVALRHADLLAQADSKAEQLDQALQALKQANEKLEELSNLDSLTQISNRRFFDKSLRSEWKRLLRTEKYLSLILFDIDYFKIYNDCYGHLAGDQCLIDITRATQLVLKRSSDVLARYGGEEFAVVLPDTDRVGAVKIAEEIRETVKSLQIPNKCMQTEHPYVTISLGIASQIPMAGQSVRDVIRRADQALYQAKAKGRDTVVCAPLAQ from the coding sequence ATGTTCCACAGCAAGTTTCGAGCTCTCTTAAAGCGGCTGGCAAAGCTAATTGCCAACTTGGTCTGCTGGGTCGGTCACATCCCAACTATCGATCAGCTGGAGGCTCAGCTACAAGATAAGTGCTATCAGCTCGAGACCATTGATGCCCAGGAAAAAGCGCTTTACCGAGTGATCAGCAAAATTCGAGCGTCCTTAGATGTGGACATGATTTTTCGCACTACTACTAAAGAAACTTGTAAGTTACTGCGAATAGAACGCATTGCCGTCTATCGTTTTTTTGATGATTGGGGAGGAGAATTTGTTGAAGATTTTGAATTTGCTGAACCAGGTTGGGATTTTGGCAGGCTAGGACAGAATACTGTCTGGAATGATTCATATCTGCAAGAGCATCAGGGCGGTCGATATCGTGCCAATGAGTGCTTGGTAGTTTCTGATATTTATGCCGCAGATCTGTCGCAATGCCATATAGAGGTTTTGGAGCAGTTCCACATTCGTGCCTATGCTACAGCACCTATTTTCATTGGGCAAAAATTGTGGGGGGTACTGGCTGCTTATCAACATTCGCAACCCTATGAATGGCAACATCAAGAAATTCAGTTTTTGTCTCAAGTTGCGAATCAACTCGGATTTGCGGTAAAACAAGCTGAATTAATGGCGACAACCGAACGCGAGGCCGAAGATTTGCGGCTGCTCAATGAGCAACAAGAGATTTTGTTTAAACTGATTGCCGACATTCGTGAGTCGCTCGATCTAAACACGTTGTTTAGAACGACAGCCCGCGAGGTGCGCAAAGCTCTACACACCGATCGAGTTGCCATTTTTCAATTCGATATCGATTCTCAATACAATTCCGGAGAGTTTGTCGCTGAGAATGTATTGCCAGAATACGATTCAGCGATCGCTCTAAAAGTAAGCGATCACTGCTTTGGCAGTCAATATGCCGCTAGGTATCAGCAGGGGCAGATACAGGTCATATCAGAGCTCTCCCAGGCTGGACTCAATCAATGCCACGTAGAACTACTGAAGAGTTTTCAGGTCAAGGCCCAAATTGTTGTGCCCCTTATGAAAGGAGGTGACCTATGGGGATTGCTTTGCGTCCATCAATGCGATCGCCCTCGCGCTTGGAACCCAGCTGAAGTTAATTTTATTAAACAGTTAGCGGCTCAGTTTAGCGTTGCCTTACGCCATGCCGATTTACTAGCCCAAGCTGACTCTAAGGCCGAGCAACTAGACCAAGCCCTTCAAGCCCTTAAGCAGGCCAACGAAAAGTTAGAAGAGTTAAGTAATCTTGACTCATTAACGCAAATTTCGAACCGTCGATTTTTTGATAAGTCCTTAAGAAGCGAATGGAAACGATTGCTGCGAACTGAGAAATACTTATCTCTCATTTTATTTGATATTGACTACTTCAAAATTTACAACGATTGCTATGGGCACCTAGCAGGCGACCAATGCTTGATCGATATCACGCGAGCAACTCAACTTGTCCTTAAGCGTTCCTCAGACGTTCTAGCTCGCTATGGTGGAGAAGAGTTTGCTGTAGTTTTACCAGACACAGATCGAGTGGGAGCAGTCAAAATTGCCGAAGAAATTCGAGAAACCGTTAAAAGTTTGCAAATTCCTAATAAGTGTATGCAAACAGAGCATCCCTACGTCACAATTAGCCTAGGCATTGCCAGTCAGATTCCAATGGCTGGTCAATCGGTTCGAGATGTCATCCGTCGAGCTGACCAAGCGTTGTATCAAGCAAAGGCGAAAGGTCGCGATACGGTGGTTTGTGCGCCTCTCGCTCAATGA
- a CDS encoding YaiI/YqxD family protein gives MQIWVDADACPNVIKEILFRAAKRVELKTTLVANQELQIPGSSYIESVLVRSGLDVADSYIVQHLQSGDLVITADIPLAAEAIEKGAYALNPRGEFYDRGNIRERLSMRNFLNELRSGGVETGGPPPFSQRDTAAFANQLDRFLTKHRNK, from the coding sequence ATGCAGATATGGGTTGATGCCGACGCCTGCCCCAATGTAATCAAAGAGATCCTGTTTCGGGCTGCCAAACGGGTTGAGCTCAAGACCACCTTGGTCGCCAATCAAGAGTTGCAAATTCCAGGTTCTTCCTACATTGAGTCTGTCCTGGTGCGATCGGGTTTAGATGTAGCAGATAGCTACATCGTGCAGCACTTACAATCTGGCGATTTGGTAATCACAGCCGATATTCCTCTAGCGGCTGAAGCCATTGAGAAAGGTGCCTATGCCCTCAACCCTCGAGGCGAATTTTACGATCGCGGCAATATTCGAGAGCGTCTATCTATGCGAAACTTTTTAAATGAGCTTCGCAGCGGTGGAGTAGAAACTGGCGGCCCTCCTCCGTTTAGCCAAAGAGATACGGCGGCATTTGCCAATCAGCTCGATCGCTTTTTAACCAAACACAGAAATAAGTAG